The Streptomyces sp. NBC_00224 genome has a window encoding:
- a CDS encoding ATP-binding protein, whose protein sequence is MRRRLINSTLAVVLVVIAVFGVSLVIVETRTISSSAQESVNSEALRLVSVIDSRMLAGETVGPQSLAGVGPDRYARIDIPGRAPIELGSRPSGSLIRGTATGARGEAVLVEESRSTVTREVGRTLLIIGAVALLAIVSAVLLAVRQANKLASPLTDLAETAERLGSGDPRPRHKRYGVHELDRVADVLDSSAERIGKMLTAERRLAADASHQLRTPLTALSMRLEEIALTDDLDTVKEEATIALTQVERLTDVVERLLTNSRDPRIGSAVVFDLDEVVKQQLEEWRPAYRSAGRAIVRSGKQGLRAVGTPGAVAQVLAALIENSLMHGGGTVAVRTRVTGNQTVIEVTDQGPGVPADLGARIFERTISGRNSTGIGLAVARDLAEADGGRLEMLQQQPAVFALFLSRNARDPRDPREPEQTIR, encoded by the coding sequence ATGCGCCGCCGACTGATCAACTCCACGCTCGCCGTGGTGCTCGTGGTGATCGCCGTCTTCGGCGTCTCCCTCGTCATCGTCGAGACCAGGACGATCAGCAGTAGCGCCCAGGAGAGCGTGAACTCCGAGGCGCTGCGGCTCGTCAGCGTCATCGACAGCCGGATGCTCGCGGGCGAGACGGTCGGCCCCCAGTCGCTGGCCGGGGTCGGCCCCGACCGCTACGCCCGCATCGACATCCCCGGCCGCGCCCCCATCGAGCTCGGCTCCCGGCCCAGCGGCTCGCTCATCCGCGGCACCGCCACCGGCGCGCGCGGCGAGGCCGTCCTGGTCGAGGAGTCCCGCTCCACGGTCACCCGGGAGGTCGGGCGCACCCTGCTGATCATCGGCGCGGTGGCGCTGCTCGCCATCGTCTCCGCGGTGCTCCTCGCCGTACGCCAGGCCAACAAGCTGGCCTCCCCGCTCACCGATCTGGCCGAGACCGCCGAGCGGCTCGGCTCCGGCGACCCGCGTCCCCGCCACAAGCGGTACGGGGTGCACGAGCTGGACCGGGTCGCCGACGTCCTGGACTCCTCCGCCGAGCGGATCGGCAAGATGCTCACCGCCGAGCGCCGGCTCGCCGCCGACGCCTCCCACCAGCTGCGCACCCCGCTCACCGCGCTGTCCATGCGGCTGGAGGAGATCGCCCTCACCGACGACCTGGACACGGTCAAGGAGGAGGCGACGATCGCGCTCACCCAGGTCGAGCGGCTCACCGACGTGGTGGAGCGCCTCCTCACCAACTCCCGCGACCCCCGGATCGGCTCGGCCGTCGTCTTCGACCTCGACGAGGTGGTCAAGCAGCAGCTGGAGGAGTGGCGCCCGGCCTACCGCAGCGCGGGCCGCGCGATCGTGCGCTCCGGCAAGCAGGGGCTGCGGGCGGTGGGCACCCCGGGGGCGGTCGCCCAGGTCCTGGCGGCGCTGATCGAGAACTCGCTGATGCACGGCGGCGGCACGGTCGCGGTGCGCACCCGGGTCACCGGCAACCAGACCGTGATCGAGGTCACCGACCAGGGGCCAGGTGTGCCGGCCGACCTCGGGGCGCGGATCTTCGAGCGGACCATCAGCGGCCGCAACTCCACCGGCATCGGCCTCGCGGTCGCCCGCGACCTGGCGGAGGCGGACGGCGGCCGCCTGGAGATGCTCCAGCAGCAGCCCGCGGTGTTCGCGCTGTTCCTGAGCCGCAACGCGCGCGACCCACGCGACCCGCGCGAGCCGGAGCAGACGATCAGATGA
- a CDS encoding response regulator transcription factor has product MTRVLLAEDDASISEPLARALRREGYEVEVREDGPTALDAGLQGGADLVVLDLGLPGMDGLEVARRLRSEGHTVPILVLTARADEVDTVVGLDAGADDYVTKPFRLAELLARVRALLRRGATEPAPQPATHGVRIDVESHRAWMGDEELQLTAKEFDLLRVLVRDAGRVVTRDQLMREVWDTTWWSSTKTLDMHISWLRKKLGDDAANPRYIATVRGVGFRFEKS; this is encoded by the coding sequence ATGACCCGTGTACTGCTCGCCGAGGACGACGCGTCCATCTCGGAGCCGCTGGCCCGCGCACTGCGTCGGGAGGGTTACGAGGTCGAGGTCCGCGAGGACGGCCCGACCGCCCTCGACGCCGGACTGCAGGGAGGCGCCGACCTGGTCGTACTCGACCTGGGGCTGCCCGGCATGGACGGCCTGGAGGTGGCCCGCAGGCTCCGCTCCGAGGGCCACACCGTCCCGATCCTGGTGCTGACCGCCCGCGCCGACGAGGTGGACACCGTGGTCGGCCTCGACGCCGGCGCCGACGACTACGTCACCAAGCCGTTCCGGCTGGCCGAGCTGCTGGCCCGGGTGCGGGCCCTGCTGCGGCGCGGCGCCACCGAGCCGGCCCCCCAGCCCGCCACCCACGGCGTACGGATCGACGTCGAGTCGCACCGCGCCTGGATGGGCGACGAGGAGCTCCAGCTCACCGCCAAGGAGTTCGACCTGCTGCGGGTCCTCGTGCGCGACGCGGGCCGGGTCGTCACCCGCGACCAGCTGATGCGCGAGGTCTGGGACACCACCTGGTGGTCCTCGACCAAGACGCTCGACATGCACATCTCCTGGCTGCGCAAGAAGCTCGGCGACGACGCCGCCAACCCGCGCTACATCGCCACCGTCCGCGGCGTCGGCTTCCGCTTCGAGAAGAGCTGA